Proteins from a single region of Chryseobacterium scophthalmum:
- the nadE gene encoding NAD(+) synthase, whose protein sequence is MQTQKVIDHIVQWLKDYAEKSGVKGYVLGVSGGVDSGVVSTLAAMTGLKTLLIEMPIRQKEDQVNRAWEHMNDLKSKFPNVEAMSVNLTPAFEELYKTFDVHDDEFPNEKLAFANTRSRLRMLTLYYYGQINGLLVCGTGNKVEDFGIGFYTKYGDGGVDVSPIADLYKTEVYELAKALNLVKNIQEAIPTDGLWDAERTDEMQIGATYPELEKIQKEWGTKTEADYSGRDLEVFKIFSRMNKAAQHKINPIPVCDINEEWRS, encoded by the coding sequence ATGCAGACACAAAAAGTAATCGATCATATCGTACAATGGCTAAAAGATTATGCCGAAAAATCAGGTGTTAAAGGTTATGTACTCGGAGTTTCGGGTGGTGTAGATTCCGGAGTGGTTTCTACTTTGGCAGCAATGACAGGTTTGAAAACTTTGTTGATTGAAATGCCAATCCGTCAAAAAGAAGATCAGGTAAACCGAGCTTGGGAACACATGAATGATTTAAAATCTAAATTCCCGAATGTTGAAGCAATGTCTGTCAATCTTACTCCGGCTTTTGAAGAATTGTACAAAACTTTTGATGTACATGATGATGAATTTCCGAACGAAAAATTGGCTTTTGCAAACACAAGATCGCGTTTGAGAATGTTGACCTTGTATTATTACGGACAAATCAACGGTCTTCTAGTTTGCGGAACAGGAAATAAGGTGGAAGACTTCGGAATCGGTTTTTACACCAAATACGGTGACGGCGGCGTGGACGTTTCCCCTATTGCAGATCTTTATAAAACCGAAGTTTACGAATTGGCAAAAGCTTTAAATCTTGTAAAAAATATTCAGGAAGCGATTCCTACAGACGGACTTTGGGATGCAGAAAGAACCGACGAAATGCAAATTGGAGCAACCTACCCTGAGCTTGAAAAAATTCAGAAAGAATGGGGAACGAAAACTGAAGCCGATTATAGCGGAAGAGACTTGGAAGTTTTTAAAATTTTCAGCAGAATGAATAAAGCGGCTCAACATAAGATCAACCCGATTCCTGTTTGTGATATTAATGAGGAATGGAGAAGCTAA
- a CDS encoding cystathionine gamma-synthase — protein MNFNTKVIHGGQHHESATGSVNVPVFLTSTFAQKSPGVHSGYEYSRAANPTRQALEDSLASIENGARGLAFGSGLAAIDCVLKLLNPGDEVVAVDDLYGGTYRMFTRLFEKYQLKFTFVNFDDVSKIADVITDKTKLIWVETPTNPLMKLVDIKAVVEIAKGKDILVAVDNTFATPYLQRPIDLGADIVMHSATKYLGGHSDVIAGALIAKDAELGEKLHFIQFASGGILGPHDSYLVLRGIKTLALRVQRHSENGMAVAKYLESHPAVAQVIYPGLESHPQYELAKAQMKDFGGMVSFTFKSGKKEDAIKFLEKVRVFTLAESLGGVESLANHPALMTHASIPAEKRAELGITDDLVRLSVGIEDAEDLIADLEKAFS, from the coding sequence ATGAATTTCAATACAAAAGTTATACACGGCGGACAACATCACGAATCTGCGACTGGTTCTGTAAATGTTCCGGTTTTTTTAACGTCTACTTTCGCACAAAAAAGTCCGGGAGTACATTCAGGATACGAATATTCAAGAGCGGCAAACCCTACAAGACAGGCTTTGGAAGACTCTTTGGCAAGCATTGAAAATGGAGCGAGAGGTTTAGCTTTCGGTTCTGGTTTGGCGGCCATCGACTGTGTTTTAAAATTATTAAATCCGGGTGATGAGGTTGTTGCCGTAGACGATTTATATGGTGGAACTTACAGAATGTTCACCAGACTTTTTGAAAAATATCAGTTGAAATTTACCTTTGTGAATTTTGATGATGTTTCAAAAATTGCAGATGTCATTACAGATAAAACTAAATTGATCTGGGTTGAAACTCCAACAAACCCGCTAATGAAATTGGTAGATATCAAAGCGGTTGTAGAAATTGCAAAAGGAAAAGATATTCTGGTTGCAGTTGATAATACTTTTGCGACACCTTATCTTCAAAGACCGATTGATTTGGGAGCTGATATTGTGATGCATTCTGCTACAAAATATTTAGGAGGTCACTCTGATGTTATTGCAGGAGCTTTAATCGCTAAAGACGCTGAATTGGGAGAAAAACTTCATTTCATTCAGTTTGCAAGTGGTGGAATTTTAGGACCTCACGATTCTTATTTGGTGTTGAGAGGTATCAAAACTTTGGCTTTAAGAGTTCAGAGACATTCTGAAAATGGAATGGCGGTAGCAAAATATCTAGAATCTCATCCTGCAGTTGCGCAAGTAATTTACCCAGGATTGGAATCTCACCCGCAATATGAATTGGCAAAAGCTCAGATGAAAGATTTTGGAGGAATGGTTTCTTTCACTTTCAAATCAGGGAAAAAAGAAGATGCAATCAAATTCTTAGAAAAAGTAAGAGTTTTCACATTGGCTGAATCTTTGGGTGGAGTAGAGTCTTTGGCAAATCACCCTGCTTTGATGACTCACGCTTCAATTCCTGCTGAAAAACGTGCTGAATTGGGTATTACCGATGATCTAGTTCGTTTAAGCGTTGGAATCGAAGATGCGGAAGATCTTATTGCAGATTTAGAAAAAGCTTTTTCTTAA
- a CDS encoding GNAT family N-acetyltransferase — MENTRKATIQDLPQLAELFDQYRVFYHKESDISAAENFLKQRIENKDSEIFVAESEGKLTGFVQLYPLFSSTRMKRYWLLNDLYVNKNYRGKGFSKKLIEEAKQLAISTDASGILLETGKSNNIGNQLYPSCGFEIYDEVNFYEWTNKI, encoded by the coding sequence ATGGAAAATACAAGAAAAGCTACGATTCAGGATTTACCTCAATTAGCCGAATTGTTTGATCAATACAGAGTTTTTTACCATAAAGAATCTGATATTTCTGCTGCAGAAAACTTTTTAAAACAAAGAATAGAAAACAAAGATTCCGAAATTTTTGTTGCTGAAAGTGAAGGGAAATTGACAGGTTTCGTTCAGTTGTATCCACTATTTTCATCCACAAGAATGAAGCGTTATTGGCTGTTGAATGATTTGTATGTCAATAAAAATTACAGAGGAAAAGGCTTTTCTAAGAAGTTAATTGAAGAAGCTAAACAATTAGCAATATCTACCGATGCTTCCGGAATTCTCCTCGAAACAGGAAAATCAAACAATATCGGAAACCAACTTTACCCAAGTTGCGGATTTGAAATTTACGACGAAGTAAATTTCTATGAATGGACAAATAAAATTTAA
- a CDS encoding ribonuclease domain-containing protein — protein sequence MNPKIRSLFFACLGLLFGMSVMFVYNNFIAEKKVPTKTENISEASVNQSDKQSIDELTNENTVINYVKQNHKLPDYYITKNEAKKLGWNPSQGNLCEVLPGKAIGGDYFGNREGKLPKDEKYFEADVNYSCGNRNSDRIIFTKNGEVYLTKDHYKSFEKK from the coding sequence ATGAATCCTAAAATCCGTTCACTTTTCTTTGCCTGTCTCGGACTTCTTTTCGGAATGTCTGTGATGTTTGTTTATAATAATTTTATTGCAGAGAAAAAAGTTCCGACCAAAACTGAAAACATTTCAGAAGCATCAGTAAATCAATCTGACAAACAATCTATTGATGAACTCACTAATGAGAATACTGTCATTAATTATGTAAAGCAAAATCATAAACTTCCGGATTATTATATCACAAAAAATGAAGCTAAAAAGCTGGGTTGGAATCCTTCTCAGGGAAATCTTTGTGAAGTTTTGCCCGGAAAAGCAATTGGTGGAGATTATTTTGGAAACCGTGAAGGCAAACTTCCAAAAGATGAAAAATATTTTGAAGCTGATGTTAATTACAGCTGCGGAAACAGAAATAGTGACAGAATTATTTTTACTAAAAACGGCGAGGTGTATTTAACCAAAGATCATTATAAAAGTTTTGAGAAGAAATAA
- a CDS encoding L-threonylcarbamoyladenylate synthase, producing the protein MENIINILKSGGTILYPTDTIWGIGCDATNIDAINKIFDIKKREKNKSMIILVESEKRLQDLVDVPEMAWEIIDLSEKPVTIVYENPKGLPKELLAEDGSIGIRLVKNDFCKKLITKLNKPLVSTSANFSGDKSPLKFSDISKEIIDLVDFSVEEDREKVSQYSGSSVIKIWGDNRIKVLRE; encoded by the coding sequence ATGGAAAACATCATCAACATACTAAAATCCGGCGGAACAATTTTATATCCAACAGACACCATCTGGGGAATCGGTTGTGACGCAACCAACATAGACGCTATCAACAAAATTTTCGATATCAAGAAGCGTGAAAAAAATAAATCGATGATTATTTTGGTGGAATCTGAAAAAAGATTGCAGGATTTGGTCGACGTTCCGGAAATGGCGTGGGAAATTATCGATTTGAGCGAAAAACCAGTAACGATAGTTTACGAAAACCCAAAAGGTTTACCGAAAGAATTATTGGCAGAAGACGGAAGCATAGGAATTCGTTTGGTGAAAAATGATTTTTGTAAAAAGCTAATTACTAAATTAAACAAACCTTTAGTTTCAACTTCAGCTAATTTCAGTGGAGACAAAAGTCCGTTAAAATTCTCTGATATTTCAAAAGAAATTATTGATCTGGTAGATTTTTCGGTGGAAGAAGACCGTGAAAAAGTTTCGCAATATTCAGGTTCTTCTGTAATAAAAATCTGGGGTGACAACAGAATAAAAGTTCTTCGCGAATAA
- a CDS encoding GNAT family N-acetyltransferase, whose amino-acid sequence MNIYIETERLILRNLVEEDYERLYLLDSDPEVMKYIGMPTLSKVEESKEVVKMIMQQYEENGVGRIAVIEKESGLLIGWSGLKLNTSEVNGYQNFYELGYRFLPETWGKGYATESGKASLDYGFNDLKTEIIYAYAHSENQASNYILTKLGFEKTGEFTKPDGICFWYELKKENFKQ is encoded by the coding sequence ATGAATATTTATATTGAAACCGAAAGACTCATTCTCCGAAATCTTGTGGAGGAAGATTACGAACGTCTTTATCTCCTCGATTCCGATCCGGAAGTCATGAAATATATCGGAATGCCTACGCTTTCTAAAGTAGAAGAATCGAAAGAAGTGGTAAAAATGATTATGCAGCAATATGAAGAAAATGGTGTGGGAAGAATTGCCGTAATCGAAAAAGAAAGCGGACTTCTTATCGGCTGGAGCGGACTAAAACTAAATACTTCCGAAGTAAACGGATACCAAAATTTCTATGAACTGGGTTACCGTTTTTTACCTGAAACATGGGGAAAAGGCTACGCTACAGAATCGGGAAAGGCGTCTTTAGATTATGGTTTTAATGATTTGAAAACCGAAATTATTTATGCCTATGCTCATTCTGAAAACCAGGCTTCAAATTATATTTTAACAAAACTGGGATTTGAGAAAACTGGTGAATTTACCAAACCGGACGGAATTTGTTTTTGGTACGAACTTAAAAAAGAGAATTTTAAACAATAA
- a CDS encoding DinB family protein: MTDFQKYIQRYLDLIPSENWLEELKAIGEKTVSLFSFLTEEQSKFAYAEGKWTLKEVLLHLSDTERVFQYRTLAIARGEEKNLPGFDEELYAQNSFANERSLDSLLEEYQLVRQSSQILLETMNSSTLNSIGTANGNQISTETIGKLIVGHNIHHLNMIEERYLPNL, from the coding sequence ATGACTGATTTTCAAAAATATATTCAACGATATTTAGATTTAATTCCATCTGAAAACTGGCTGGAAGAATTGAAAGCTATAGGTGAAAAAACTGTTTCTTTATTTTCATTTTTAACTGAAGAGCAATCGAAATTTGCTTATGCAGAAGGAAAATGGACGTTGAAAGAAGTGCTTCTTCATTTATCTGATACGGAAAGGGTTTTTCAATACAGAACTCTGGCTATTGCAAGAGGTGAAGAAAAGAATTTGCCCGGTTTTGATGAAGAATTATATGCCCAAAACTCTTTTGCGAACGAAAGAAGCTTAGATTCTTTGTTAGAGGAATATCAATTGGTGAGACAATCTTCTCAGATTTTATTGGAGACAATGAATTCTTCAACCTTAAATAGTATCGGAACTGCCAATGGAAATCAAATTTCTACAGAAACTATCGGAAAATTGATCGTTGGACACAATATTCATCATTTGAATATGATTGAGGAAAGATATTTACCGAACTTGTAA
- a CDS encoding DUF5074 domain-containing protein codes for MKLNRLLQFIFGFVLLFSISCTSDYEEVIPEITYQNGLFITNEGKFQTPNADVTFITKDLSLMQNEIYKAKNNKENLGDVLQTMVLNGDKAYLLLNNSNKITVVDRVTFKKTGEITAQLNSPRYMAIANGNLYVSNDKYGGEKYVNVYKLSDNSFVKKIDFASTSTVENVVEAGGTIFVQNASYGFGNTVTKINTTTNTIDGAAIPVPNGNITKTISSNGNVYVIAGTATDSYIYQISSAGAITKTTTLTGIGNGRNLQVDGGRYYFSSLNKIYSMDVNSTTVPSPLFSTAETDPNFAVYGFSVIDGRIFVSDVKKFTAASEITVYTTAGTPITKFTAGIGATSVYKNY; via the coding sequence ATGAAATTAAACAGACTATTACAGTTTATTTTTGGATTCGTTCTTTTATTTTCGATTTCGTGTACATCAGATTACGAAGAAGTTATCCCGGAAATAACCTATCAAAACGGACTTTTCATTACTAATGAAGGTAAATTCCAAACTCCGAATGCAGACGTTACTTTTATCACAAAAGATTTAAGCTTAATGCAGAATGAGATCTATAAAGCAAAGAATAACAAAGAAAACCTTGGTGATGTACTTCAAACAATGGTTCTAAATGGAGATAAAGCTTATCTTTTGCTTAATAATTCTAATAAAATTACAGTTGTTGATCGTGTTACGTTTAAAAAAACAGGAGAAATTACAGCTCAGCTAAATAGTCCTCGTTATATGGCGATTGCAAACGGAAATCTTTACGTTTCAAATGACAAGTATGGAGGAGAAAAATATGTAAATGTTTATAAATTATCTGACAATTCTTTTGTAAAGAAAATTGATTTTGCTTCAACAAGTACGGTTGAAAACGTTGTAGAAGCAGGAGGAACAATCTTCGTACAAAATGCTTCTTACGGATTTGGAAATACAGTTACAAAAATTAACACGACAACCAACACGATTGATGGAGCTGCAATCCCGGTTCCAAACGGAAATATTACCAAAACAATTTCATCTAACGGAAATGTTTACGTCATTGCAGGAACTGCAACAGACTCTTATATCTACCAAATTTCATCTGCAGGAGCTATAACAAAAACCACTACACTTACCGGTATTGGAAACGGTAGAAATTTACAGGTTGATGGCGGAAGATATTATTTCAGCTCTTTGAATAAAATTTATTCTATGGATGTAAACTCTACTACAGTTCCAAGTCCGCTTTTCAGTACTGCTGAAACTGATCCAAACTTTGCTGTTTACGGATTTAGCGTTATTGACGGAAGAATATTTGTATCGGATGTGAAAAAATTCACTGCAGCTAGCGAAATTACAGTTTACACTACAGCAGGAACACCAATTACCAAATTCACCGCAGGAATAGGAGCTACTTCAGTTTATAAAAACTATTAA
- a CDS encoding TonB-dependent receptor plug domain-containing protein has product MILKRALTLLSVSSCLTIYYSQEKNIDTVFVFDNQMKKVKLFHSLTTLSPADIQKNSSNLSEVLRFQSPVYIKENGRGAVSSPSFRGTTAQQTAFVWNGININSQFLGQGDINNIAVFGYDQVEIKSGGGSVIYGSGAIGGSIHLNNELSFNQGFKGVLNSEVASFGTYNNFLKAAYSNDKFSFKVSGNYLISQNDYEVPEKNNYINRNAKFYNTTFNIGTAYKIAKNQTISWQSQFYDATQNYRILAENVDKTSYKAQTFRSLVSWDIDKSKFSNSLKAAYTEDNFKYFGIYNAPFTSGGINKNYIFKNDFNYFIIPKLNINVIGEFQQNQGEGLGTSELKDVSRNVGSVAGLLRYFATPNLRFEAGIKQNFVEDISSPLLYSFSGKWKANNWYQVNLNLSKNFRFPSFNDLYWEPGGNLNLKSETSIQADLNQEFSLNGFKLSISPYYIKIDNMIRWLPTAFGYWAAFNTEKVESYGLESQLSYQKNFNENHSLKLIAGYVYTKSVDLENQKQLMYVPLHKFTSNVDYQYKFLNFFAQGMFNGLTYTTSDESKKYAIYPYFVMNAGISATILKKYTLGFKVNNITDTVYETVEYYPLPKRNYSINATINF; this is encoded by the coding sequence CTCCTGCAGATATTCAAAAAAATTCTTCGAATCTTTCTGAGGTTTTACGATTTCAGTCGCCTGTTTATATTAAAGAAAATGGTCGTGGAGCTGTTTCTTCACCTTCATTTCGGGGAACAACAGCACAACAGACTGCTTTTGTCTGGAACGGAATCAATATCAATTCTCAGTTTTTGGGACAGGGTGACATTAATAATATTGCAGTTTTCGGATATGATCAGGTTGAAATAAAATCTGGTGGCGGAAGTGTTATTTACGGAAGTGGTGCGATTGGAGGAAGTATCCATTTAAATAATGAATTAAGTTTTAACCAAGGCTTTAAAGGAGTACTTAACTCTGAAGTTGCTTCGTTTGGAACTTATAATAATTTTTTGAAAGCAGCTTATAGTAACGATAAATTCAGCTTTAAAGTTTCAGGAAATTATTTGATCAGCCAAAATGATTATGAAGTTCCCGAAAAAAATAATTATATCAACAGAAACGCAAAGTTTTACAATACAACTTTCAATATAGGTACAGCATATAAGATTGCAAAAAACCAGACGATTTCCTGGCAAAGTCAGTTTTATGATGCGACCCAGAACTACAGGATCCTTGCAGAAAATGTGGATAAAACCAGCTACAAAGCACAAACTTTTAGAAGTTTAGTCTCTTGGGATATTGACAAATCTAAATTTTCTAACAGCTTAAAAGCGGCTTACACAGAAGATAATTTCAAATATTTCGGAATTTATAATGCTCCTTTTACAAGTGGTGGAATTAATAAGAATTACATTTTTAAAAATGATTTCAATTATTTCATTATTCCTAAACTGAATATCAACGTCATTGGAGAATTTCAACAAAATCAAGGAGAAGGTCTAGGAACTTCAGAGCTAAAAGATGTCAGTAGAAATGTGGGTTCAGTTGCAGGTTTATTAAGATACTTTGCAACACCAAATCTTCGTTTTGAAGCTGGAATCAAACAGAATTTTGTAGAAGACATAAGCTCGCCTCTTCTCTACTCTTTCTCAGGAAAATGGAAAGCCAATAATTGGTATCAGGTTAATTTAAATTTATCAAAAAACTTCAGATTCCCTTCATTTAATGACTTATATTGGGAACCAGGAGGAAATCTTAATTTGAAATCGGAAACTTCGATTCAGGCAGATTTAAATCAGGAATTTAGCCTAAATGGGTTTAAACTAAGTATCTCTCCTTATTATATTAAAATAGACAATATGATTCGTTGGCTTCCGACTGCATTTGGCTATTGGGCAGCATTTAATACTGAGAAAGTAGAATCTTACGGTTTAGAATCTCAGCTTAGTTATCAAAAAAACTTTAATGAAAATCATTCTCTAAAGCTAATTGCCGGCTATGTTTACACAAAATCTGTTGATCTGGAAAATCAAAAACAGCTGATGTATGTTCCGCTGCATAAGTTTACTTCGAATGTAGATTATCAGTATAAATTTTTGAATTTTTTTGCGCAGGGAATGTTTAACGGATTAACCTACACAACTTCTGATGAAAGCAAAAAATATGCGATTTACCCATATTTTGTAATGAATGCGGGAATTTCTGCCACGATTTTAAAAAAATATACTTTAGGATTTAAGGTTAACAATATTACAGATACTGTTTATGAAACGGTGGAATATTATCCTTTACCTAAAAGAAATTACAGTATTAACGCAACAATAAATTTTTAA
- the gldC gene encoding gliding motility protein GldC, whose product MRKTQITIDVELDENHIPEKMTWNAQDGGVEKEETKAVMISVWDEKASEALRIDLWTKEMPVDQMKMFMHQILVSMGSTYQRATGEEDVAEWIEQIAEEFAIKSAIKM is encoded by the coding sequence ATGAGAAAGACCCAAATAACGATAGATGTAGAGCTGGATGAGAACCACATTCCTGAAAAAATGACCTGGAATGCTCAAGATGGAGGCGTAGAAAAAGAAGAAACAAAAGCGGTAATGATTTCCGTTTGGGACGAAAAAGCTTCAGAAGCTTTAAGAATCGACCTTTGGACAAAAGAAATGCCGGTTGATCAAATGAAAATGTTCATGCATCAGATTTTAGTGTCTATGGGAAGTACCTATCAAAGAGCAACAGGAGAAGAGGATGTCGCAGAATGGATTGAGCAAATCGCAGAAGAATTTGCAATAAAATCAGCAATAAAAATGTAA
- a CDS encoding GIY-YIG nuclease family protein, with the protein MKAGFIYIMTNENNTVLYTGVTSNLPKRIQQHKEKFFELSFTSKYNVCKLVYWESFQEIGDAIFREKQIKAGSRQKKIDLINSINPEWRDLTEDIKDIMNPF; encoded by the coding sequence ATGAAAGCCGGATTTATCTATATTATGACCAATGAAAACAATACTGTTCTTTATACTGGTGTGACATCTAATCTTCCAAAAAGAATTCAGCAGCATAAAGAAAAGTTTTTTGAATTAAGTTTTACATCAAAATATAATGTATGTAAACTTGTCTATTGGGAATCTTTTCAAGAAATCGGCGACGCGATTTTTAGAGAAAAACAAATTAAGGCAGGCTCAAGACAGAAAAAAATAGATTTAATAAACTCAATTAATCCCGAATGGAGAGATTTGACTGAAGACATTAAGGATATTATGAATCCTTTTTGA
- a CDS encoding CCA tRNA nucleotidyltransferase codes for MFINLNQNQNLKLFKIISEVAAANNQSVYIVGGFVRDLLMKRKASTDIDFVTEQSGIELAQNVGKEIDPKMKVSVFKTYGTAMIRYKDFELEFVGARKESYTENSRKPEVEGGTIEDDQKRRDFTINAMAISLNKDNFGELIDPFDGIGDLEKGILRTPLEPAQTYSDDPLRMMRAVRFASTLSFTIEENSLNAIKQEAERIKIVSMERIMVEFNKIMLSKKPSIGLRLMEETGLMKLIIPELIDLKGVEEVEGQTHKDNFYHTLEVVDNISENTDNLWLRWAALLHDIGKAPTKKFVEGTGWTFHGHEFLGSKMVKTLFQKLKLPLNADMKYVQKMVKLSSRPIALITDDASDSALRRLLFDAGEDMEDLFTLCKADITTKNSRKQEKFKKNFQYVAVKIKEVEEKDQVRNFQPPISGEEIMEMFNLKPGREIGILKEKVKEAILEGEIGNDREEAKSFVITEAEKLGLTLA; via the coding sequence ATGTTCATCAACCTCAATCAAAATCAAAATTTAAAACTTTTCAAAATTATTTCTGAAGTTGCAGCGGCAAACAATCAGTCTGTGTACATCGTGGGTGGTTTTGTGCGCGATCTTTTAATGAAAAGAAAAGCATCTACCGATATTGATTTTGTGACCGAACAAAGCGGAATTGAGCTTGCCCAAAATGTAGGAAAAGAAATTGATCCTAAAATGAAAGTTTCGGTTTTTAAAACCTACGGAACTGCGATGATCAGATACAAAGATTTTGAATTGGAATTTGTTGGAGCAAGAAAAGAAAGCTACACTGAAAATAGTCGTAAACCGGAAGTAGAAGGAGGAACCATTGAAGATGATCAGAAAAGAAGAGATTTTACCATCAATGCAATGGCGATTTCTTTAAATAAAGATAATTTTGGTGAATTAATCGATCCTTTTGATGGAATTGGTGATCTTGAAAAGGGAATTTTGAGAACTCCTTTAGAGCCTGCTCAAACGTATTCTGATGATCCGTTGAGAATGATGAGAGCGGTGCGTTTTGCATCAACTTTAAGTTTTACGATCGAAGAAAATTCTTTAAATGCAATAAAGCAGGAGGCAGAAAGGATCAAGATCGTTTCTATGGAAAGGATCATGGTTGAGTTTAATAAGATCATGTTGTCAAAGAAACCATCAATTGGTTTAAGATTGATGGAAGAAACGGGCTTAATGAAGCTCATTATTCCCGAATTGATCGACCTGAAAGGTGTAGAAGAAGTAGAAGGGCAAACCCATAAAGATAATTTTTATCACACTTTAGAAGTAGTTGATAATATTTCTGAGAACACAGATAATCTTTGGCTTCGTTGGGCTGCTTTACTTCACGATATTGGAAAAGCTCCCACAAAAAAATTCGTAGAAGGAACAGGCTGGACTTTTCACGGGCATGAGTTTTTAGGTTCAAAAATGGTAAAAACACTTTTTCAAAAACTGAAATTACCATTGAATGCAGATATGAAATACGTTCAGAAAATGGTAAAACTTTCATCTCGTCCAATTGCATTAATTACCGATGACGCTTCAGATTCTGCACTGAGAAGGCTTTTATTTGATGCAGGAGAAGATATGGAAGATTTGTTCACACTTTGTAAAGCAGATATCACGACCAAAAATTCTAGAAAACAGGAAAAGTTTAAAAAGAATTTTCAATATGTTGCTGTCAAAATAAAAGAAGTTGAGGAAAAAGATCAGGTAAGAAATTTTCAACCACCGATTTCAGGAGAAGAGATTATGGAAATGTTTAACCTGAAACCAGGCCGAGAAATTGGAATTTTAAAAGAAAAAGTAAAAGAAGCGATTCTGGAAGGTGAAATTGGAAACGATCGTGAAGAAGCGAAAAGTTTTGTAATTACAGAAGCAGAGAAACTAGGATTAACATTAGCTTAA
- the gldB gene encoding gliding motility lipoprotein GldB, with product MKIFRIAALSCLLVLSLNSCKKEQETDWKVEIKNPAEKVEVTDISKEFYDVNIPLDQFKAKFPWFQGTVSDADFAKNRTNPDEVKIYKEAISKIDQTKLQKELQDLFSHIKYYFPEFKTPKVYLFSSTLQMIQDPIFFDDKTNFLFIDVSGFMGNNNPNYKGLEGYFQKSMNPNNIVPKVSRIFAEQVVPFSPDHQKFIDLLVYNGKIMLLQEAFLPETPDYLKMDYDKKQYDWSVANEANIYNYFVENNLIFGDDHRLVDRFINPGPFSKFYTEIDNESSPMVGVYIGWQICKEYLKKNPETKLVDFLKMDATEVFNKAGYKPKLEE from the coding sequence ATGAAGATTTTTAGAATTGCAGCACTTTCATGCCTTTTAGTTTTAAGTTTAAACTCTTGTAAAAAAGAGCAGGAAACTGATTGGAAAGTAGAAATAAAAAATCCTGCCGAAAAGGTAGAAGTTACTGATATTTCAAAAGAATTTTACGATGTAAACATTCCTTTGGATCAGTTTAAAGCTAAATTTCCATGGTTTCAGGGAACGGTTTCTGATGCAGATTTTGCTAAAAACAGAACGAATCCTGATGAAGTGAAGATTTACAAAGAAGCAATTTCAAAAATAGATCAGACAAAGCTTCAGAAAGAACTTCAGGATTTGTTTTCACACATCAAATATTATTTTCCAGAGTTTAAAACACCGAAAGTATATCTGTTTTCATCAACATTACAGATGATTCAGGATCCTATATTTTTTGATGATAAAACCAATTTTTTGTTTATTGATGTAAGTGGTTTTATGGGAAATAATAATCCTAACTATAAAGGTTTGGAAGGTTATTTTCAGAAGTCGATGAACCCGAATAATATTGTTCCTAAAGTTTCAAGAATATTTGCAGAACAGGTGGTTCCTTTTTCTCCCGATCATCAGAAATTTATTGATCTTTTGGTCTATAACGGAAAAATAATGCTGCTTCAGGAGGCTTTTCTTCCCGAAACTCCAGATTATCTGAAAATGGATTACGATAAAAAACAATACGATTGGTCGGTTGCCAATGAAGCGAATATCTATAATTATTTTGTTGAAAATAATTTAATTTTTGGAGATGATCACCGTTTGGTAGACCGTTTTATCAATCCGGGACCGTTTTCAAAATTTTATACTGAAATTGATAACGAATCTTCGCCAATGGTTGGCGTTTACATCGGATGGCAGATTTGTAAAGAATATTTAAAGAAAAACCCTGAAACAAAATTGGTCGATTTCCTTAAAATGGATGCTACGGAAGTTTTTAATAAAGCAGGATATAAACCGAAATTAGAAGAGTAA